From a region of the Deinococcus budaensis genome:
- a CDS encoding helix-turn-helix domain-containing protein → MADLYEALAAPARRAILDALRERDGQTLFELCARLSMHYDLALTRQAVSQHLGLLEAVGLLTTRREGRYKYHHLDTTPLGAIVERWLSPSRSTRQEGET, encoded by the coding sequence GTGGCTGACCTGTACGAAGCGCTGGCCGCCCCTGCCCGGCGCGCGATCCTCGACGCCCTCCGCGAACGGGACGGCCAGACGCTCTTCGAACTCTGCGCCCGGCTCTCCATGCATTACGACCTCGCGCTGACCCGGCAGGCGGTGTCCCAACACCTTGGCCTGCTTGAGGCGGTCGGGCTCCTCACGACCAGGCGGGAGGGCCGCTACAAGTACCACCACCTCGACACGACGCCGCTGGGCGCCATCGTGGAGCGTTGGCTCAGCCCGAGTCGGTCCACACGGCAAGAAGGAGAGACATGA
- a CDS encoding PRTRC system protein B, protein MQVDIQIDAGRDYQPHAAILVYRDAQSGQTIAEFHPAYRRGQEFHVAEAHPLTSGDVKELLDSLGATALQFVPQHAVAVSALAVAWWTPAQNRAMFFLSHTDKAVNELSGRVFPQPPLLFIARRGSLTVYALAENTRPGADTPLMCAPYFNIFQGHGVCRGTTPYPEHVEASRTDEWERAFFGSNFTHNAAGTRKITAFGGSHAELWLATEHAGAFDPAWLVPAGRTLGEALL, encoded by the coding sequence ATGCAAGTGGACATCCAGATCGACGCCGGACGCGACTACCAGCCCCACGCCGCCATCCTGGTCTACCGCGACGCGCAGTCCGGCCAGACCATCGCCGAGTTCCACCCCGCCTACCGCCGGGGCCAGGAGTTCCACGTCGCGGAGGCCCACCCGCTGACCTCCGGCGACGTGAAGGAGCTGCTCGACAGCCTCGGCGCCACCGCGCTCCAGTTCGTCCCACAGCACGCCGTGGCGGTCAGCGCCCTCGCCGTCGCCTGGTGGACCCCGGCGCAGAACCGGGCCATGTTCTTCCTCAGCCACACCGACAAGGCCGTGAACGAGCTGAGCGGGCGGGTCTTCCCGCAGCCTCCCCTGCTGTTCATCGCGCGGCGGGGCAGCCTGACCGTGTACGCCCTCGCCGAGAACACCCGCCCGGGCGCGGACACCCCATTGATGTGCGCGCCCTACTTCAACATCTTCCAGGGGCACGGCGTGTGCCGGGGCACCACCCCGTACCCCGAACACGTGGAGGCCAGCCGCACCGACGAGTGGGAGCGTGCCTTTTTCGGCTCGAACTTCACCCACAACGCCGCGGGCACCCGCAAAATCACCGCTTTCGGCGGCAGCCACGCTGAACTGTGGCTCGCCACCGAGCACGCGGGCGCCTTCGACCCGGCCTGGCTGGTCCCCGCGGGCCGCACCCTGGGGGAGGCTCTGCTATGA
- a CDS encoding VOC family protein translates to MKIVVTSVFVDDQEKALSFYTGTLDFEKKTDVPAGAYRWLTVVSPGDANGVELLLEPDQHPAVGPFKTALVEDGIPYTSFRVEDVQAEYDRLQRAGVRFTQPPVAMGPVTTAVFDDTCGNLIQIAQMH, encoded by the coding sequence ATGAAGATCGTGGTGACCAGTGTGTTCGTAGACGACCAGGAAAAGGCGTTGAGCTTCTATACCGGCACGCTCGATTTCGAGAAGAAGACCGATGTCCCCGCCGGGGCCTACCGGTGGCTCACGGTCGTGTCTCCCGGCGACGCGAACGGCGTCGAGCTGCTGCTGGAACCCGACCAGCATCCTGCGGTGGGGCCGTTCAAGACGGCGCTGGTGGAGGACGGCATCCCCTACACCTCGTTCCGTGTCGAAGACGTGCAGGCAGAGTATGACCGGTTGCAGCGGGCGGGCGTGCGCTTCACGCAGCCGCCCGTGGCGATGGGCCCGGTCACGACGGCGGTGTTCGACGATACATGCGGGAATCTCATTCAGATCGCTCAAATGCACTGA
- a CDS encoding PRTRC system ThiF family protein, with protein sequence MTRRYLRPLKRPMTVAVVGCGGTGSHILSGLTHLHHAVQALGGQGLTVVAYDPDTVEAHNVVRQRFYPGDVGQHKCEVLISRINRAHGLHWRAVPKTFAEGPGIPNFDLVIGCVDSRRGRAEIRSMITSGPCARTRFWLDIGNARFPDGRFGGQVVLGEPSNLRNWRSRRTGRLPIASELYPELVGTRLAEDEQPSCSALESLKRQDLFLNALLAQHALNILWRVILDRKLDVTGVFLDASSHIVNPVYAELPQQREAADEHRSPGFLEDPGVRSPGTHAQSAK encoded by the coding sequence ATGACCCGCCGCTACCTGCGGCCCCTCAAGCGCCCCATGACCGTCGCCGTGGTCGGCTGCGGCGGCACCGGCAGCCACATCCTCAGCGGCCTGACCCACCTGCACCACGCCGTCCAGGCGCTGGGCGGCCAGGGCCTCACCGTCGTCGCCTACGATCCCGACACCGTGGAGGCCCACAACGTCGTGCGCCAGCGCTTCTACCCGGGCGACGTGGGGCAGCACAAGTGCGAGGTGCTGATCAGCCGCATCAACCGCGCCCACGGCCTGCACTGGCGCGCGGTGCCCAAAACCTTTGCGGAGGGACCAGGCATCCCGAACTTCGATCTGGTGATCGGGTGCGTGGACTCGCGCCGGGGCCGGGCGGAGATCCGGAGCATGATCACCAGCGGCCCCTGCGCCCGGACCCGCTTCTGGCTGGACATCGGCAACGCCCGCTTCCCGGACGGGCGTTTCGGCGGGCAGGTGGTTCTCGGCGAGCCCAGCAACCTGCGCAACTGGCGTTCCCGGCGCACCGGGCGGCTCCCCATCGCCAGCGAGCTGTACCCGGAGTTGGTGGGCACCCGCCTCGCAGAGGACGAGCAGCCCTCGTGCAGTGCCCTGGAGAGCCTGAAGCGCCAGGACCTGTTCCTGAACGCCCTGCTCGCCCAGCACGCGCTGAACATCCTCTGGCGGGTGATTCTCGACCGCAAGCTGGACGTGACCGGCGTGTTCCTGGACGCCAGCTCGCACATCGTCAATCCGGTGTATGCCGAGCTGCCCCAGCAGCGGGAGGCAGCGGACGAACACCGTTCCCCCGGCTTCTTGGAGGACCCGGGGGTGCGGTCGCCCGGCACCCATGCTCAGTCAGCCAAGTGA
- a CDS encoding vWA domain-containing protein gives MIVPSGPSTLPWPHQPAWRTFAGQLFRFYSRKSNFTVLLTKRGGTAAVDPESKVVYLDPNLLPVTDPNVLRHAPVDEHGTRALLLRAILAHEAGHVQFSGDKPAALLGQLWNALEDERMERLMAARYPELVPAFDFLGDTLAEKVSPKWRFDSLEGCLAVRFEHDRAAPKWAPARPDEWADVWPLMQAAWTAPDSDRVTWIAGCILGLLGLDQADERDPFGGLVGAGGAGGAGDPDRQQPRDDGDGGRSPGGQGSGDPGDRPPPDPAPDPADILTVGDVEGPARLVASVLRERARPGRTRPHETRGNLDLTRYLEGRSKLFRQRQEPTRPSELHVTWIVDRSGSMNEEGRMGCAVRALHMGIRAAQIADVPVRVIAFDDVVEEPVPFGLSPAAATSALRTIFPRGYTELAPAMRRAFESPRRAGEQHLHIVICDGGLDAEDMAACGRLIGDHRDVRVLPVLIGEAANRSIAQAWQATFGTLLLAHDHTQLAGVIRARLRALRR, from the coding sequence ATGATCGTACCCAGCGGGCCCTCCACCCTCCCCTGGCCGCATCAACCGGCCTGGCGGACGTTCGCGGGGCAACTGTTCCGCTTCTACAGCCGCAAGAGCAACTTCACAGTGCTGCTCACGAAACGCGGCGGCACGGCGGCCGTCGACCCGGAGTCGAAGGTGGTGTACCTCGATCCCAACCTGCTGCCCGTCACCGACCCCAATGTGCTCCGGCACGCCCCGGTGGACGAACATGGCACGCGGGCGCTGCTGCTCCGGGCCATCCTGGCCCACGAGGCCGGGCACGTCCAGTTCAGCGGCGACAAGCCAGCCGCGCTGCTGGGGCAGCTCTGGAACGCGCTGGAGGATGAGCGCATGGAGCGCCTGATGGCCGCCCGCTACCCCGAGCTGGTGCCTGCCTTCGACTTCTTGGGCGACACCCTCGCCGAGAAGGTCAGCCCGAAGTGGCGGTTCGACTCGCTGGAGGGTTGCCTGGCGGTGCGCTTCGAGCACGACCGCGCCGCCCCCAAGTGGGCCCCCGCCCGTCCGGACGAGTGGGCCGACGTCTGGCCGCTCATGCAGGCCGCCTGGACCGCGCCGGACAGCGACCGGGTGACCTGGATCGCGGGCTGCATCCTGGGCCTCCTGGGGCTGGATCAGGCAGACGAGCGCGACCCGTTTGGCGGCCTGGTCGGCGCGGGCGGCGCGGGCGGCGCGGGCGACCCGGACCGGCAGCAGCCGCGCGACGACGGGGACGGCGGCCGGTCTCCGGGAGGGCAGGGCAGCGGAGACCCCGGGGACCGGCCGCCCCCCGATCCGGCCCCCGACCCGGCCGACATCCTCACCGTGGGCGACGTGGAGGGTCCCGCGCGGCTGGTGGCGTCGGTGCTGCGCGAGCGCGCCCGGCCCGGACGGACCCGCCCGCACGAGACCCGCGGGAACCTGGACCTCACGCGCTACCTCGAGGGCCGCTCCAAGCTGTTCCGGCAACGCCAGGAGCCCACGCGGCCCAGCGAGCTGCACGTCACCTGGATCGTCGACCGCAGCGGCAGCATGAACGAGGAGGGCCGCATGGGCTGCGCGGTCCGGGCGCTGCACATGGGCATCCGCGCCGCGCAGATCGCGGACGTACCGGTGCGGGTGATCGCCTTCGACGACGTGGTGGAGGAACCCGTGCCGTTCGGGCTGTCCCCCGCGGCCGCGACCTCGGCCCTGCGCACGATCTTCCCGCGCGGGTACACCGAACTCGCGCCCGCGATGCGCCGGGCTTTTGAAAGTCCACGCCGGGCGGGCGAGCAGCACCTGCACATCGTGATCTGCGACGGCGGTCTGGACGCGGAGGACATGGCGGCCTGCGGACGGCTGATCGGAGATCACCGCGACGTGCGGGTCCTGCCCGTGCTGATCGGCGAGGCCGCGAACAGAAGCATCGCGCAGGCCTGGCAGGCGACCTTCGGCACGCTCCTGCTGGCCCACGACCACACCCAGCTCGCGGGCGTCATCCGCGCGCGGCTGCGCGCCCTTCGCCGCTAA
- a CDS encoding PRTRC system protein C, with translation MEANVVVRKFVYADLNGGQPMNDPNPSGTPDDVRKLLAVNTPSLTNASIEGPEVEGNVHKYTFRRAVGTKG, from the coding sequence ATGGAAGCAAACGTCGTGGTCCGCAAGTTCGTGTACGCCGATCTCAACGGGGGGCAGCCGATGAACGACCCCAACCCTTCGGGCACGCCGGACGACGTGCGCAAGCTGCTGGCGGTGAACACCCCGTCCCTGACCAACGCCAGCATCGAGGGGCCGGAGGTGGAGGGGAACGTCCACAAGTACACCTTCCGCCGCGCGGTCGGCACGAAGGGCTGA